In one window of Sphingomonas glaciei DNA:
- a CDS encoding TonB-dependent receptor domain-containing protein, whose product MIEQINGGRLPRLLGHAALGAMAMSLLAVPASAQTAEPVVTPAGPDEPPTTPGGEPTTPAADGSGDTTITVTGSRIRGIAPVGSAVIALDAQKIQDEPVISTNDVLRRVPQVVSLGANRAGGSAQNGAANATRGAGINLRGLSTNATLLLYDGRRFPPQGTQGQFTDPSVIPSIALARVEVVADGSSAIYGSDAVAGVVNLILRRNFSGLEARARYGLTDGDYREKQIALLGGQRWNGGYVTLAGEYSQNNALLGSELDFFQNDNRPRGGRDLRVANCAPGTITSGGVAYAIPAGGVTAANASALTLGTNRCFYDPALAVIPNQKRYSVVGNASHDFGGFRLFVDGFWSRRNGTLPLLANVNATVPSTNPFYVAPPGSTPGLCAASVGVPAGTRCVTVATSLFPSIGTISRPYHAKSWNGSAGIEFKPFGDFRAVGYFALGRAEEVDDRRRNGVNAGALQAALNSTDPATAFNVFGGPNNPATIANITDNLFVITGRTRLSVFNAQLDGSLFEIPGGRVRIAVGAEHRNEYTFTELLSGRSASPMRVADAGSRDVDAVFGELFVPVVGAGNAMPGIERLNLSLALRHENYSDFGSTTNPKIGLTYQPFGGVVLKGTYGTSFRAPTFTEVSTVAGGAGLYFDTLPGPNGNLQGIGIAGGNPGLKPETAKTWSAGVELSPRALRGFVATLNYFHIDYTDQIQALRGTPGLLTNPLYSQFVQFNPTAAQVAALVGSGLPINSAINQSLVTFIADGRRQNLGTTKLRGVDFTATYKWKLGAAEFDAGVQGTYVTDYLFEAVPGSGLVDVRNTIGFNQKFRSQADIGARLGGARGRVTWNHLNGYYNTTVTPRQRISAYNTIDLLLGYDINERIGLTFDVRNLLNEDPPFVDTTGGYDPQASNPVPRLYALTANVKF is encoded by the coding sequence ATGATCGAACAAATCAACGGGGGGCGCTTGCCCCGACTGCTCGGTCACGCTGCGCTCGGCGCGATGGCCATGTCCCTGCTGGCGGTGCCGGCCTCGGCCCAGACCGCCGAGCCGGTGGTCACCCCCGCCGGCCCGGACGAGCCGCCGACCACCCCGGGAGGCGAGCCCACCACGCCGGCCGCCGACGGGTCGGGCGACACCACCATCACCGTCACCGGCAGCCGCATCCGCGGCATCGCCCCGGTCGGTTCGGCGGTCATCGCGCTCGACGCGCAGAAGATCCAGGATGAGCCGGTGATTTCCACCAACGACGTCCTGCGCCGCGTGCCGCAGGTCGTCTCGCTCGGCGCCAACCGCGCGGGTGGAAGCGCGCAGAACGGCGCCGCCAACGCCACCCGCGGCGCGGGCATCAACCTGCGCGGTCTGTCGACCAACGCGACCCTGCTGCTCTATGATGGCCGCCGCTTCCCGCCGCAGGGAACGCAGGGGCAATTCACCGATCCCTCGGTCATCCCGTCGATCGCGCTGGCCCGGGTCGAGGTCGTCGCCGACGGCTCGTCCGCCATCTACGGTTCGGACGCGGTCGCGGGCGTAGTCAACCTCATCCTGCGCCGCAATTTCTCGGGCCTCGAAGCGCGCGCCCGCTACGGCCTGACCGACGGCGACTATCGCGAAAAGCAGATCGCTCTGCTCGGCGGCCAGCGCTGGAACGGCGGCTACGTCACCCTCGCCGGCGAATACTCCCAGAACAATGCCCTGCTCGGAAGCGAGCTCGACTTCTTCCAGAACGACAATCGCCCGCGCGGCGGACGTGACCTGAGGGTCGCCAATTGCGCGCCGGGCACCATCACCAGCGGCGGCGTGGCCTATGCCATTCCGGCCGGCGGCGTCACCGCGGCCAACGCCAGCGCTCTGACCCTCGGCACCAACCGCTGCTTCTACGACCCCGCGCTGGCGGTCATCCCCAACCAGAAGCGCTACAGCGTCGTCGGCAATGCCAGCCACGACTTCGGCGGCTTCCGCCTGTTCGTTGACGGCTTCTGGTCGCGGCGCAACGGCACCCTGCCGCTGCTCGCCAACGTCAATGCCACGGTGCCGAGCACCAACCCCTTCTATGTCGCTCCTCCCGGTTCCACCCCCGGGCTGTGCGCCGCCAGCGTCGGGGTGCCCGCCGGCACCCGCTGCGTGACCGTTGCCACCTCGCTGTTCCCCAGCATCGGCACCATTTCGCGGCCCTATCACGCCAAGAGCTGGAACGGCTCGGCCGGGATCGAGTTCAAGCCGTTCGGCGACTTCCGCGCGGTCGGTTATTTCGCGCTCGGCCGTGCCGAGGAAGTGGACGATCGCCGCCGCAACGGGGTCAATGCCGGGGCGCTCCAGGCGGCCCTCAACAGCACCGATCCGGCGACCGCGTTCAACGTCTTCGGCGGGCCCAACAACCCGGCTACCATCGCCAATATCACCGACAACCTCTTCGTCATCACCGGCCGCACCCGCCTCAGCGTCTTCAACGCGCAGCTTGACGGCTCGCTGTTCGAGATCCCCGGCGGCAGGGTTCGCATTGCGGTGGGTGCCGAGCATCGCAACGAATATACCTTCACCGAATTGCTGAGCGGACGTTCGGCCTCGCCGATGCGGGTCGCCGATGCCGGCAGCCGCGACGTCGACGCGGTGTTCGGTGAATTGTTCGTGCCGGTCGTCGGCGCGGGCAACGCCATGCCAGGGATCGAGCGGCTGAACCTCAGCCTCGCGCTGCGGCACGAGAATTACAGCGACTTCGGGAGCACCACCAATCCCAAGATCGGGCTGACCTACCAGCCGTTCGGTGGCGTGGTCCTGAAGGGGACCTACGGCACCTCCTTCCGTGCGCCGACCTTCACCGAAGTGTCAACGGTCGCGGGCGGTGCGGGCCTCTACTTCGACACGCTGCCCGGCCCCAACGGCAACCTGCAGGGCATCGGCATCGCCGGCGGCAATCCGGGCCTCAAGCCCGAGACCGCCAAGACCTGGTCCGCCGGTGTCGAGCTTTCCCCGCGCGCACTGCGCGGGTTCGTCGCGACCCTCAACTATTTCCACATCGATTATACCGACCAGATCCAGGCCCTGCGCGGGACCCCGGGCCTGCTGACCAACCCGCTCTACAGCCAGTTTGTGCAGTTCAATCCGACCGCGGCGCAGGTCGCGGCGCTGGTTGGGTCGGGCCTGCCGATCAACAGCGCGATCAACCAGAGCCTGGTGACCTTCATCGCCGACGGCCGGCGCCAGAACCTCGGCACCACGAAGCTGCGCGGCGTCGACTTCACCGCCACTTACAAGTGGAAGCTGGGCGCGGCCGAATTCGATGCGGGCGTTCAAGGCACCTATGTCACCGATTATCTGTTCGAAGCGGTGCCGGGTTCCGGTCTGGTAGACGTGCGCAACACCATCGGCTTCAACCAGAAGTTCCGCAGCCAGGCCGACATTGGCGCACGGCTCGGCGGGGCGCGCGGCCGTGTGACCTGGAACCACCTCAACGGATATTACAACACCACGGTCACGCCGCGGCAGCGGATCAGCGCCTACAACACGATCGACCTGCTGCTCGGGTACGACATCAACGAGCGGATCGGCCTGACCTTCGACGTCCGCAACCTGCTGAACGAGGACCCGCCGTTCGTCGACACCACCGGCGGCTACGATCCGCAGGCTTCCAACCCCGTTCCGCGCCTTTACGCGCTGACCGCGAACGTGAAGTTCTGA
- a CDS encoding tannase/feruloyl esterase family alpha/beta hydrolase, with translation MSLLLLLASAGACPALAGARDGNVVITSAQRVVPAPTWKVDDARSQPVTVPFCRVQGRIEGNIGFEAWLPDKWNGRMLGAGVGGDAGVFNFGDMSRRIGEGFATVTTDNGHKVSEARWMANAKARVDYEHRAVHLTAVAAKGLIADLYGKAPDRSYFTGCSGGGRQALKEMQNYPGDYDGVLAGAPGPYMPLQSVRMMYFSLLQKQQPHAALSDADWSLYEARATAACDAGDGVADGIIGTPMSCRFRTASLLCKPGQTQDCLTAPKLAMLDTIIAPMKDERGLAMDSGLLPGVRTRPGPPSPLLRAMWADGVYNDPKWDENRFQRSADLAAANRIMPELRTDKVAIAPFLKRGGKAILYQGWADPSTNAGPTIDYVAAAARKQGGMTRLSQGLRLFMVPGMYHCSRGPGADQFGGSGQQPWPGDPQRDALWALIHWVEKGRAPETLVATKLEGTAARFTRTLCPYPLAARYRGKGNTNAAASYVCAPDPVLTRSLSRPTLVGS, from the coding sequence ATGAGCCTGTTGCTGCTCCTCGCGTCGGCGGGTGCCTGCCCGGCGCTGGCCGGCGCGCGGGACGGCAATGTGGTGATCACCTCGGCGCAGCGGGTGGTGCCGGCGCCGACGTGGAAGGTGGACGACGCCCGAAGCCAGCCGGTGACCGTCCCCTTCTGCCGCGTGCAGGGCCGGATCGAAGGCAATATCGGCTTCGAGGCGTGGCTGCCCGACAAGTGGAACGGGCGGATGCTCGGCGCCGGAGTCGGCGGCGACGCGGGCGTGTTCAACTTCGGCGACATGAGCCGGCGGATTGGCGAAGGCTTTGCCACCGTCACCACCGACAACGGACACAAGGTGAGCGAGGCGCGGTGGATGGCGAATGCCAAGGCGCGGGTCGATTACGAACACCGCGCGGTCCACCTCACCGCGGTCGCGGCCAAGGGGCTGATCGCCGACCTCTACGGCAAAGCGCCCGACCGCAGCTACTTCACCGGCTGCTCGGGCGGTGGTCGCCAGGCGCTCAAGGAAATGCAGAATTATCCCGGCGACTATGATGGCGTGCTGGCCGGCGCGCCAGGGCCCTACATGCCGCTGCAATCGGTGCGGATGATGTACTTCTCGCTGCTTCAGAAGCAGCAACCGCACGCCGCCTTGAGCGATGCCGACTGGAGCCTTTACGAGGCCCGCGCGACCGCCGCCTGCGACGCCGGCGACGGGGTGGCCGACGGGATCATCGGCACCCCGATGAGCTGCCGCTTCCGCACCGCCTCGCTACTGTGCAAGCCGGGGCAAACCCAAGACTGCCTCACCGCTCCAAAGCTCGCGATGCTCGACACCATCATCGCGCCGATGAAAGACGAGCGTGGCCTGGCGATGGACAGCGGGCTGCTGCCCGGTGTCCGCACCCGTCCCGGCCCGCCCTCGCCTCTGCTGCGCGCGATGTGGGCCGATGGCGTTTACAACGACCCTAAGTGGGACGAGAATCGCTTCCAACGCTCCGCCGACCTCGCGGCGGCCAATCGCATCATGCCCGAACTGCGCACCGACAAGGTCGCCATCGCCCCCTTCCTCAAGCGTGGCGGCAAGGCGATCCTCTATCAGGGCTGGGCCGACCCCTCGACCAACGCCGGTCCGACCATCGACTATGTCGCCGCGGCCGCTCGCAAGCAGGGCGGGATGACGCGCCTTAGCCAGGGCCTGCGGCTGTTCATGGTGCCCGGCATGTACCATTGCTCGCGCGGGCCCGGCGCCGACCAGTTCGGCGGCTCGGGCCAGCAGCCTTGGCCGGGCGATCCGCAGCGCGACGCCCTGTGGGCACTGATCCATTGGGTCGAGAAGGGCCGCGCCCCCGAAACGCTTGTCGCGACCAAGCTGGAGGGCACGGCGGCCCGCTTCACCCGCACCCTGTGCCCCTATCCGCTCGCCGCACGCTATCGCGGCAAGGGCAACACCAATGCGGCCGCATCCTACGTCTGCGCGCCCGATCCGGTGCTGACCCGCTCGCTGTCGAGGCCTACTCTGGTCGGATCCTGA
- a CDS encoding OmpA family protein, with the protein MIRGAFLSLLAFAPAVEDSVKPLRFVACPVYRDTDNGRKSGCWLTSDPATGVRYDVTAAPTKPDWNHAILVEGKLSADATDHCGGRVLEPVRVSVLEGACTRHLLPAEGYKGRRFALPERNVRPLYQARKQQQKPFVEGRFTIPFDYRSSFISYQISDYYLDATINYALDVQPAVIEIAGTAQTRPAMVSGVRLAEDAALARSRAEVVRKALILRGIPAQRVRIVERLPGPFVAAAFDGLNSPVDRRVDIRIRPE; encoded by the coding sequence GTGATCAGGGGTGCATTCCTGTCGCTGCTCGCGTTCGCGCCGGCGGTCGAGGATAGCGTGAAACCGCTGCGCTTCGTCGCCTGCCCGGTTTATCGCGACACCGACAATGGGCGGAAGTCGGGCTGCTGGCTGACCTCCGACCCGGCGACGGGCGTGCGCTACGACGTGACTGCGGCGCCGACCAAGCCCGACTGGAACCATGCGATTCTGGTCGAAGGCAAATTGTCGGCGGATGCGACCGATCATTGCGGCGGCCGGGTGCTCGAGCCGGTGCGGGTGTCGGTGCTGGAAGGGGCCTGCACCCGCCACCTGCTGCCGGCCGAGGGCTACAAGGGCCGCCGCTTCGCCTTGCCCGAGCGCAACGTCCGCCCGCTCTACCAGGCGCGCAAGCAGCAGCAGAAGCCGTTCGTCGAGGGCCGGTTCACCATCCCGTTCGACTATCGCAGCAGCTTCATCAGCTACCAGATCAGCGACTATTATCTCGACGCGACGATCAACTACGCGCTCGACGTGCAGCCGGCGGTGATCGAGATCGCCGGGACCGCGCAGACAAGGCCGGCAATGGTGTCCGGAGTCCGGCTGGCCGAAGATGCCGCGTTGGCCCGCAGCAGGGCCGAGGTGGTGCGCAAGGCGCTGATCCTGCGCGGCATCCCGGCGCAACGGGTGCGGATCGTCGAGCGCCTGCCCGGCCCATTTGTCGCCGCCGCCTTCGACGGGCTGAACTCACCGGTCGATCGCCGCGTCGATATCAGGATCCGACCAGAGTAG
- a CDS encoding MFS transporter encodes MDLGLYRKVMARVVAPLTVGIILSSLDRVNVSFAALHMNEDIGLDPKAYGFGVGIFFVGYLLCQLPSAEVLKRIGPRRWIAGSVIGWGLVATAMAALQTPTHFYVLRFLLGVFESGFAPGVVWYVSQWLPQRYRARAIAGTLLAIPISVIIGGPLCGALMKLEIGGLASWRLMFAVEGGITVLAGIAALFLFVDRPADARWLSPDERRAIDEAIAADRVSTARTNASLSEALRDPILWLAAGVWFVLITGANAIIFWLPIAIKSVGVADPLQVGVLSALPWIAIGTGMVVNARHSDRTGERYGHLGWPMVVAAAAMLTAAAILSNGPLALLALIVAGFGLGGAQSVFWAIPTRYVGARNPGAIAAINLCGNLSSTVMPVLIGWSVATTGSVAVPVYALSAITIAGALLVLPLRRQARAREAV; translated from the coding sequence GTGGACCTTGGCCTGTACAGGAAGGTGATGGCGCGGGTGGTGGCGCCGCTCACCGTCGGCATCATCCTCAGCTCGCTCGACCGCGTCAACGTCAGCTTCGCGGCGCTCCACATGAACGAGGACATCGGCCTCGATCCCAAGGCCTATGGCTTTGGCGTCGGCATCTTCTTCGTCGGCTACCTGCTGTGCCAGCTGCCCAGCGCGGAAGTGCTCAAGCGGATCGGTCCGCGGCGGTGGATCGCCGGCAGCGTGATCGGCTGGGGCCTGGTCGCGACCGCGATGGCCGCGCTGCAGACGCCGACGCATTTCTACGTCCTCCGCTTCCTACTCGGTGTCTTCGAAAGCGGGTTCGCGCCGGGCGTCGTATGGTATGTCAGTCAGTGGTTGCCGCAACGCTACCGGGCGCGCGCTATCGCCGGGACGTTACTAGCCATCCCAATTTCGGTGATCATCGGCGGGCCTTTGTGCGGTGCGCTGATGAAGCTGGAGATCGGCGGCCTCGCCTCATGGCGTTTGATGTTCGCGGTGGAGGGCGGGATCACCGTGCTGGCCGGCATCGCCGCCCTATTCCTGTTCGTCGACCGCCCGGCCGATGCGCGCTGGCTGAGCCCGGACGAGCGCCGCGCCATCGACGAGGCGATCGCCGCCGACAGGGTCAGTACCGCGCGCACCAATGCCAGCCTGTCCGAGGCGCTGCGCGATCCGATCCTGTGGCTGGCGGCGGGGGTGTGGTTCGTTCTCATCACCGGCGCCAACGCGATCATCTTCTGGCTGCCGATCGCGATCAAATCGGTCGGTGTCGCCGATCCGTTGCAGGTCGGCGTGCTGAGCGCACTGCCGTGGATCGCGATCGGCACCGGCATGGTCGTCAACGCCCGCCATTCCGACCGCACTGGCGAGCGTTACGGCCACCTCGGCTGGCCGATGGTGGTGGCAGCCGCGGCGATGCTGACGGCGGCAGCGATCCTGTCGAACGGCCCGCTGGCGCTGCTGGCGCTGATCGTCGCCGGGTTCGGCCTCGGCGGGGCGCAGTCGGTGTTCTGGGCCATCCCCACCCGCTACGTCGGCGCCCGCAATCCCGGAGCGATCGCCGCGATCAACCTGTGCGGCAATCTCAGCAGCACGGTAATGCCCGTGCTGATCGGGTGGAGCGTGGCGACCACCGGCAGCGTCGCGGTTCCGGTATACGCCTTGTCGGCCATCACCATTGCCGGTGCCTTGCTGGTCCTGCCGCTGCGCCGCCAAGCACGCGCGCGGGAGGCAGTATAA
- a CDS encoding cytochrome P450: MADYDPLAPESFDTPHEVFADLRARCPVARSDAFGGFWIATRHADVKHILDHPEQFTTTVRNVVPGASATGRRPPLHLDPPEHTPYRRAIDRALGAKRLAAIEARIEVHVASLLDAYIEAGGGDFVEGFGSPLPALIFAEWFQLDAAQRELLWRTAKAFVKAWEDFDVATVSKTSEVLYGLARDLIAARKAHPLDPDIDPVSSLLIATDAAGEPLPEEMLVGCVRQILIVGLVAPPVFLGSVAVHLARHPELGHELRSDPGKLEMAVEEFLRLYTPYRGFARTSRVPTTLGGRDIEIGEPIALAYASANRDEAVFDDPHAFRIDRDNVREHLAFGRGPHRCAGMAMARTEFRIALRQLLERTRSIALDGEVKMSGMPEVGPVYVPLKVVAA; the protein is encoded by the coding sequence ATGGCTGACTATGACCCGCTCGCCCCGGAGAGTTTCGACACCCCGCACGAGGTGTTCGCCGACCTCCGCGCGCGTTGCCCGGTAGCCCGAAGCGATGCATTCGGCGGGTTCTGGATCGCCACCCGCCACGCCGACGTGAAGCATATCCTCGACCATCCCGAGCAATTCACCACCACCGTTCGCAATGTGGTGCCCGGCGCCTCGGCCACTGGGCGCCGCCCTCCGCTCCACCTCGACCCGCCCGAGCATACGCCGTACCGCCGAGCGATCGACCGCGCGCTCGGCGCCAAGCGGCTGGCCGCGATCGAGGCGCGGATCGAAGTGCACGTCGCAAGCCTGCTCGACGCCTACATCGAGGCGGGCGGCGGGGACTTCGTCGAAGGGTTCGGGAGTCCCCTCCCCGCGCTGATCTTCGCCGAGTGGTTCCAGCTCGACGCCGCGCAGCGCGAACTGTTGTGGCGCACCGCCAAGGCGTTCGTGAAGGCGTGGGAAGACTTCGATGTCGCCACCGTGTCGAAGACCAGCGAAGTGCTGTACGGGCTGGCGCGCGACCTGATCGCGGCGCGCAAGGCGCATCCGCTCGACCCCGACATCGATCCGGTCAGCAGCCTGCTGATCGCGACCGATGCAGCGGGAGAGCCCCTGCCCGAGGAGATGCTGGTCGGCTGCGTTCGGCAGATCCTGATCGTCGGCCTAGTCGCGCCGCCGGTGTTCCTCGGCAGCGTCGCGGTGCACCTCGCCCGGCACCCCGAGCTTGGACACGAACTGCGCAGCGATCCGGGCAAGCTGGAAATGGCGGTCGAGGAGTTCCTCCGCCTCTACACTCCCTATCGCGGGTTTGCGCGGACCAGCCGGGTGCCCACTACCCTCGGCGGCCGCGACATCGAAATCGGTGAGCCGATCGCGCTCGCCTACGCCTCGGCCAACCGCGACGAAGCGGTGTTCGACGATCCCCACGCCTTCCGGATCGATCGCGACAACGTGCGCGAGCACCTCGCCTTCGGGCGCGGCCCGCACCGATGCGCGGGCATGGCGATGGCCCGCACCGAATTCCGGATCGCGCTCCGCCAATTGCTCGAGCGGACCCGCAGCATCGCGCTCGACGGCGAGGTCAAAATGAGTGGGATGCCCGAGGTCGGCCCGGTCTACGTTCCGCTGAAGGTGGTCGCGGCCTGA
- a CDS encoding TonB-dependent receptor gives MGSFRLVVLSATVSPLALLLAAPAAAQAGPVPSSTETTQETTEARVAETGVEDIVVTAQRRTQRLQDAPVSVTALSNVALEARGIDNLGDVSNFAPNLELHPTNRPAGGGSAFAGYIRGVGTGDFQFPTDPGIGVYVDDVYIARSVGGLLSLEDVERVEVLKGPQGTLYGRNTIGGAINVITTEPRLTGDFSGLVKARAGSYGRFDLTGLLNTPIIEDRLGIKLSVSRLDSAGYGRRLLDNQRYASEGRVILRGAIKARVNDAIDVKVAGDYTRQRQKPPSGYLIDFVPTGPTVAKIARFNQIAAPFVNGQLGLPAGSIYDARWESPDPYRVYALQPQQDDSDIGGVSGVINVRLSDTVTFRSISAWRAIDALIEVDGDQVPYVLQQSRTALKQNQYSQEFQLGGTALGDRLNFLVGAYAFREKGDSSVFTRSFEGIYEALIAAGQVPIAADAGNTFTTFGLEATSYALFTQNTLKLTDQLGVTVGARINRDKKDYSTSVRRPQNGQIVVPFSTASAKWNSFTPRLALEFKPNRDLLFYTSYSKGFKSGGFGASTVASTPTPRYEPEKLTSYEAGAKTSWFDNRLTFNIAGFYSKYRNIQLTVQSVDPITNANIRTTRNAGGSNIKGFEAELVARPLAGLDLNLGVGHVDAKLDTLSASALSSGFRLGDRVPQIPNWSVNAGASYRVRTGAGDLTLRGDLSHKGSQFLTAADPTSFQDKYTLLGARVAFEPTFIEGLELSVEGTNLTNKRYNYYKGTLAPTGEYVAIPAAPREIYATARFRI, from the coding sequence ATGGGGAGCTTCCGGCTCGTCGTCCTGAGTGCGACGGTGTCGCCGCTCGCGCTGCTGTTGGCCGCGCCGGCTGCGGCCCAAGCTGGTCCGGTGCCGTCGAGCACCGAAACGACGCAGGAAACCACCGAAGCGCGGGTCGCGGAAACGGGTGTCGAGGATATCGTCGTCACCGCGCAGCGCCGTACTCAGCGGCTGCAGGACGCGCCGGTGTCGGTCACCGCCTTGTCCAACGTCGCGCTGGAAGCGCGCGGGATCGACAACCTTGGCGATGTCAGCAACTTCGCGCCCAACCTCGAGCTTCACCCGACCAACCGCCCGGCCGGCGGTGGATCGGCCTTTGCCGGCTACATCCGCGGCGTCGGCACCGGCGATTTCCAGTTCCCGACCGACCCCGGCATCGGCGTCTATGTCGACGACGTGTACATCGCGCGCAGCGTCGGCGGTCTGCTCAGCCTCGAGGATGTCGAGCGGGTCGAGGTGCTGAAGGGCCCGCAGGGCACGCTCTACGGCCGCAACACGATCGGCGGCGCGATCAACGTCATCACCACGGAGCCGCGGCTGACCGGCGATTTCAGCGGCCTGGTGAAGGCGCGCGCGGGATCCTACGGCCGGTTCGACCTGACTGGCCTCCTCAACACGCCGATCATCGAGGACCGGCTGGGGATCAAGCTCTCGGTCTCGCGGCTCGACAGCGCCGGCTATGGCCGCCGCCTGCTCGACAACCAGCGCTATGCCAGCGAGGGCCGGGTGATCCTGCGCGGCGCAATCAAGGCGCGGGTCAACGATGCGATCGACGTCAAGGTCGCCGGCGATTACACCCGTCAGCGCCAGAAGCCGCCGTCGGGTTATCTGATCGACTTCGTGCCGACCGGCCCCACGGTGGCCAAGATCGCGCGCTTCAACCAGATCGCCGCGCCGTTCGTGAACGGGCAGCTCGGCCTTCCGGCGGGGTCGATCTACGACGCACGGTGGGAATCGCCCGACCCCTACCGGGTCTATGCGCTTCAGCCGCAGCAGGACGACAGTGACATCGGCGGCGTGTCGGGCGTGATCAACGTGCGCCTGTCGGACACGGTCACCTTCCGCTCGATCAGTGCGTGGCGCGCGATCGACGCGCTGATCGAGGTCGACGGCGACCAGGTGCCTTACGTTTTGCAACAGTCGCGCACCGCGCTGAAGCAGAACCAGTACAGCCAGGAATTCCAGCTTGGCGGCACCGCGCTGGGCGATCGCCTGAACTTCCTGGTCGGTGCTTATGCCTTCCGCGAGAAGGGCGACAGCAGCGTCTTCACCCGCTCGTTCGAGGGCATCTACGAAGCGCTGATCGCCGCCGGCCAAGTGCCGATTGCAGCCGATGCCGGCAACACCTTCACCACCTTTGGGCTGGAGGCGACCAGCTACGCCCTGTTCACGCAGAACACGCTGAAGCTGACCGACCAATTGGGTGTCACCGTCGGCGCGCGGATCAATCGCGACAAGAAGGACTATTCGACCTCGGTCCGGCGGCCGCAGAACGGTCAGATCGTGGTGCCGTTCTCGACCGCCAGCGCGAAGTGGAACAGCTTCACCCCGCGTCTCGCGCTAGAGTTCAAGCCAAACCGCGACCTGCTGTTCTACACCAGCTATTCGAAGGGCTTCAAATCAGGTGGCTTCGGCGCCTCGACCGTCGCGTCGACCCCGACGCCGCGCTACGAGCCCGAGAAGCTGACCAGTTACGAAGCGGGCGCGAAGACCAGCTGGTTCGACAACCGGCTGACCTTCAACATTGCCGGCTTTTATTCCAAGTACCGCAACATCCAGCTGACGGTGCAGTCGGTCGATCCGATCACCAACGCCAACATCCGCACCACCCGCAATGCCGGCGGGTCGAACATCAAGGGGTTCGAAGCGGAACTGGTCGCGCGGCCGCTGGCCGGGCTCGACCTCAACCTCGGGGTCGGCCATGTCGACGCCAAGTTGGACACCCTGTCGGCCTCCGCCCTGTCGAGCGGGTTCAGGCTGGGCGACCGGGTGCCGCAGATTCCCAACTGGTCGGTCAATGCCGGCGCCTCCTACCGGGTGCGGACCGGTGCGGGCGACCTCACCCTGCGCGGCGATTTGTCGCACAAGGGATCGCAGTTCTTGACCGCCGCCGACCCCACCTCGTTCCAGGACAAATATACCTTGTTGGGCGCGCGGGTGGCGTTCGAGCCGACCTTCATCGAGGGGCTGGAGCTGTCGGTCGAGGGCACCAACCTCACCAACAAGCGGTACAATTACTACAAGGGAACGCTGGCACCGACCGGCGAGTATGTCGCGATCCCGGCGGCCCCGCGTGAAATCTACGCGACGGCCCGCTTCCGGATCTGA